Within Bacteroidales bacterium, the genomic segment GAATCCATAAGAGAGCTTGCCAAATACACAGAGCCTTTGTGCGACCGTTTCCGTGAATTTGCTATTTCTTATAATGTGAACATCATCACAGGTAGTATGCCATTGCTAGAGAACGAACGCCTGCTGAATGTGGGTTATTTATGCCACCGTAACGGCACTGTTGAGCGTTTTGAGAAACTGCATATCACCCCTAACGAAATTGCTTACTGGGGTATGTCGGGGGGCAGCAAGCTGCAGGTTTACAAAACCGACTGTGCCCGCATTGGAATCCTTATATGCTACGATGTTGAATTTCCTGAACTTTCCAGGCTACTTGCACACCAGGGAATCGATATTCTATTTGTTCCGTTTCTTACAGATACCCAGGCTGGCTTTAACCGTGTGCGAACCTGTGCCATGGCGCGTGCCGTTGAAAACGAGTGTTTTGTTGCCATCGCCGGAAGTGTAGGCAACCTTCCAAAGGTGAAGAATATGGACATTCAGTATGCCCAATCAGCAGTGTTTACCCCATCCGATTTTCCGTTTCCTGTGAATGGCATCAAAGCCGAAGCCACTCCCAATAATGAAATGACGTTGATTGTAGATGTGGATATTTCTCTTCTCAAATACCTTCATCACCACGGTTCAGTAACTATTTTGAAAGACCGCCGGAAGGATTTGTATGAGTTGAAGTGGAAGAAGTAGGAGCGTGGGGCATGGGGCAGAGGGCTGAGAGCGAAGGGATGCAAGCCCTGACCAGAGGGGATGGCATCCCTGGGTGTCGACATTTTCTTACCTTTGATCCATCACCAAAACCGCCAAACCATGTACAACAAAGCCATCATCAACATCAAGCCGTTGGGTTTTATGTGGGAAACCATTGATCCGTTTCTTTTTTGTGTTCACCATCTGGATCATTATCCGGCCGGAAATGATCAAATGGGACCTGCTGCATTATTGCAGGGACGGAACCTGGGGCAGGATTTTGAAATCAAAGACGGCTGGCGCATGTATCACGGCGAAACCATTCCCGGGTTCCCGGCACACCCGCACCGTGGTTTCGAAACGGTAACCATTGTTCTGAATGGTTTTGTTGATCACAGCGATTCGCATGGTGCAGCAGGCCGATATGGAGAAGGGGATGTGCAATGGATGACTGCCGGTGCAGGATTGCAGCATAGCGAAATGTTTCCACTTATAAAAAAAGATGAAGGGAATGAACTCGAACTTTTCCAGGTCTGGCTCAACCTGCCAAAAGCAAAGAAGTTTGCCGAACCCCATTTTAAAATGCTATGGGCCGAAGACATCCCTGTTTACAGCACCAAAGATGAAAAAGGAAAACTCACCGAGGTGATTGTTGTTGCCGGCAAAATCGGGAACGTTGTTGCAACAGGCCCGGCACCCGATTCATGGGCTGCTGATCCGGCCAATGAGGTTGCTATGTGGAGAATTAAAATGGAAGCCGGTACCCAATGGACACTCCCCGCTGCTTCACCTGAAGTCAGGCGCACGCTATATTTTTATAAAGGTTCGCAAATCCGCATTGCCGGCCTTGAAATTGATCCCTACCATGCCATACAACTTTTGGCCGATGAGGAAGTGATAATTGATAACGGAGGAGAAGATGGTTATATGTTCATGTTGCAAGGACTTCCTATTGCTGAGCCTGTGGCTCAATACGGACCTTTTGTGATGAACACCCAGGAAGAAATCCACCAGGCTATCCGCGATTACCGCTTAACACAGTTTGGTGGCTGGCCATGGCTCCGGCACGATAATGTGCATTCACGTTCCAAAGGCCGGTTCGCAAAACATGCTGATGGGAGAGAAGAGGAAAAACAAAACCCCGCCTCAACTTAGTGAAGCAGGGTCTTGTTTCTTGTTTCAGTTTGTAGGTTTCAGATTCAAGGTTCAAGGTTGCAGGATTCCTGCCCTTTCGTCCCTCGTCCCCGATTCCTGTTTCTTGTTTATGGTTCCAGGTTGCTAGTTCCTCATCCCTTCGTCCCCTCATCCCTTCGTCCCTTCGTCCCTCGTCCCTGTTTCCTGTTTCTTGTCTCTTGTGTCTTGTTTCAAACTCTTCCACTCTAATCAACCCGAAACAACTCGTCCTTCAGTTTAGGATTCACTTTCACTGAAATTACCTTCAAATCAATTATCTGGGGTCCAGCAGATTGTTTGATTGCGAATGGGAACTTAATTCCGTCAACTTCACGGTAATCAGAGAATTCAGTTGCACCAGCAATAGTCAACGATTTAACTTTTAGTCCTGATTCAACATCATAATAGTTTGTAGTGGTATTTCCTGAAGGATAAGTAAGTTCCACCTTGTAGGCATCTTTTCCGTTTACAGCTTCAATACCCAACAGTTGCTGTTTAATGGCATATTGGTCGTAATAAAGTTCAATGTTCATGATGGATTGCATTTTCATTGCTTCCAGCATTTCGCCGGTAACTTCTTCTTTGCCCATGGGCGAAGTAGCCACAGCCCGCTGTCCATCAAAAATTTGTGTGCTGAAAATCGTTCCGCCACTTCCAATCTCAACCCTCGATTTATCAGGCGCTTTCTGATAATTATCAAAAGTAAGCGACATGCCCTGCATTTCGGTTGTTGCTGACATGGTCATATCTTTGATACTACTCAATTTTTTTTCTCCTCCAATGGCGCTCACATACATTGCAGTAACTTTCTCTGCAGTCATATCGGCAGGCGCTGTTTTGAGCCGTTTGGCCGGGTCGTATTCATTGCCATCTTCATCAAAGTAATGGAGCCGCCCATCACCGGCAAATTTTTTGAGACTTTCAGCAACATCCGAGGCTTTACCCACAATCAGCACATTTGCATTATCGGGATAGAGATACTTATTGGCTACATCCATGATGTCTTTCTCAGTAATGCCTGCCAGACGCTGCAAATAGGTAGAATAGTAATCTTCATGAAGATTATACCTTGCAATATTCAAGGCGAAATTGGCTACAGTTTGCGGATTCTCAAGCGATAATGCAAAGTTGCCATTCATCTCGTTTTTATATAGCCGCAGTTCCTCTGCTGATACAGGCTCTTTGCGTATTAGATTAATCTCATACAGTATTTCGTGAACCGCGCTGTCGGTCACCATATTTCTCACGTCTGTTGAGGCAGTGAACGAACCAATCAACTTATCACTGTTCAGGCTAGAGTATGCGCCATAGGTCCAGCCGTGGGTTTCACGCAGGTTATCAAACAATCTCGAAGTTCCACCACCAAGTATGTTATTCATTACGCGGGCACTTATTGCGTCTTCTGAACCGGGTTTGTATTCAACCGGAAAGCCTATTCTGATTACCGACTGCACCGCGGTAGGCCTGTCAACAATGGCTACACGCATTCCTTTGGGTGGTTGTGGGTTCGGATAAATTTGTTCAGGAACATTGCCACGTTCCCATGCACTGAAATACTTCTCAATCAGTTTTTGGGTTTCTTCAAATTTCACATCACCAACAATGGCCATATAGGTAACCTCAGGCCTGACATAAGCGTGAAAATATTTCTCGCACATTTCCAGCGTGATTCTTTCAAAGCTTGCTTCGGTAGGGTTCACACCATAAGGATGATCTTTACCATACAGCAATACTTTGTTAACGCGCTCAGCAATGGAGGTAGGGTCATTCTTTGCAGCAGATAAACCTGATTTTGACTGGGTAAGAATCCTGTCGAAATGCTCCTGTTCAAACTGTGCATTGATCAGTACATCTGCGATTAACTCAGCAAGTGTTTCTGTGTATCCCGAAAGACCTGATGCATACAAACTTGTTGCGCTTGCACTCAATGATGCGCCAATGAAGTCAATTTCATCATCAATCATTTCTTTGGTGCGATTTTCGGTAGCTGTTCTGATCATTTGCCCGGTAATGTCCACCATTCCAGCGAAATCGCCTTCATGTACAGGACTGTAATCAAAGATCATTGAAAAAGTTACGCGGGGAACCTTGTGGTTCTCAACAACAAAAACACGCAATCCATTATCGAGCGTAAACGATTTTGCGTTCCCGATCTCAATAAGAGGAGCGGGGCCCGGTTCAGGACGAATGGAGCGGTCAAGCTGGGCGTAAGCATTCGCCAGGACTAAAAATGAAACTATGGTTAAAAGTATGTTTTTCATGATTGATTCCTCCGCTTATTGTTCTGATTTTGGTAAATAATGCAAAACCACCCGGTTATCGTTGTTCAGATATTTATTGGCCACCTGCAGAATATCGTCCATGCTTACCTGCATATAACGGTCAATCTCTGTGTTGATCAGGCCTGCATCGCCGTAAAAGATATGATACTCCGCCAGGTTATCGGCGATTGTTGACATGCGGGCGTTGGCAGTTACAAAACTTGTTTCAGCCATGTTGCGCGATTTCTGGAACTCGCGTTCGCTCATGCCTTCTTTCTTAAAAAGCTCTATCTGCTCATCAATGGCAGCTTCAAGCTCCATTGGATCAATACCCATGTTGGCGATCCCAAAAACAATAAACAATCCCGGATCAGCCAATGGAAAAGGAAATGAGAATACAGCAAGGCCTTTCTGCTGATCATCAACAATGGCTTTGTGCATGCGTGAACTCTGACCCGATGATAGGATATTGGTCAGCATTTCAAGCGCGTAACTGTCGGGATGGCCTTTTTGCGGGATGCGGTATGCCTGGATTACTGCCGGCAGTTGTATGTTGTCGTAAACAACATCCCTCACTTCGCCACCCAATTCAGGTTCATTAATATCCGGACGATACATTGATTTCTTACCTGAGGGTATTTCAGAAAAATACTTTTCAACCAATTCCTTGGTCACTGAAATGTCAATATCACCTGCAATGGCCAGCACTGCATTATTGGGCACATAATATGTCCGGTGAAAATCCTGGAACTCTTCCAGCTTCGCCTCGTCAATATATTGTACTGAACCGATAGGGGTCCAGTTGTAAGGATGCTTTGTAAAAGCACGCCTGAATATTTCTTCAAATATTGAACCGTAAGGTTGATTGTCATAACGTTGGCTGCGTTCTTCTTTTACCACGCTGCGCTGGGTTTCAACACCCAAGGAATCAATCACCAGGTGCAACATCCTTTCGGCTTCCATCCACAAACCAAGTTCAAGCTGGTTTGATGGCAGCAATTCGTAATAATGTGTTTTGTCCTGCGACGTGTAAGCGTTCACCTGCCCTCCGGCATCCTGAACGATTTTAAAATATTCTCCCCTTTCGATGTTTGCCGAACCTTCAAACATCAGGTGCTCCATAAAGTGTGCAAAACCCGTGCGGTCGGCGTTTTCGTTTTTCGAACCCACATGGTAGGTTACTGTAACAGCTACCACGGGAGTTGTGTTGTCCTGATGCAGGATCACATGCAAGCCGTTTTCGAGTGTGTATTCCACGAACTCAATCTGGCGTTGTTGAGCCTGCAGAGTGCCGGCAATCAGCGCCGGCAGCAGAAGCAGAAAAAATTGTTTTAGTCTCATCAGTTAAATGTTTTTGTTTCTTGAACCCCGGTTTGAAAGGCGTTTGAAAATTTCAAATTCAGGAATGGCAAATTTATAAAAATTAGAAGCCTGTGATATTGCCGGGTTGAATTATACTTGCGATCCTTTAAAAAATCATGTTAAAAAATGTTAAACCATTTGATAGACAGCATGTGTTTTTTTTATTTTGCCCAAAAATTTACAATCAATCATGGATATTGTTGTTGATAAATTT encodes:
- a CDS encoding pirin family protein gives rise to the protein MYNKAIINIKPLGFMWETIDPFLFCVHHLDHYPAGNDQMGPAALLQGRNLGQDFEIKDGWRMYHGETIPGFPAHPHRGFETVTIVLNGFVDHSDSHGAAGRYGEGDVQWMTAGAGLQHSEMFPLIKKDEGNELELFQVWLNLPKAKKFAEPHFKMLWAEDIPVYSTKDEKGKLTEVIVVAGKIGNVVATGPAPDSWAADPANEVAMWRIKMEAGTQWTLPAASPEVRRTLYFYKGSQIRIAGLEIDPYHAIQLLADEEVIIDNGGEDGYMFMLQGLPIAEPVAQYGPFVMNTQEEIHQAIRDYRLTQFGGWPWLRHDNVHSRSKGRFAKHADGREEEKQNPAST
- a CDS encoding insulinase family protein; translated protein: MKNILLTIVSFLVLANAYAQLDRSIRPEPGPAPLIEIGNAKSFTLDNGLRVFVVENHKVPRVTFSMIFDYSPVHEGDFAGMVDITGQMIRTATENRTKEMIDDEIDFIGASLSASATSLYASGLSGYTETLAELIADVLINAQFEQEHFDRILTQSKSGLSAAKNDPTSIAERVNKVLLYGKDHPYGVNPTEASFERITLEMCEKYFHAYVRPEVTYMAIVGDVKFEETQKLIEKYFSAWERGNVPEQIYPNPQPPKGMRVAIVDRPTAVQSVIRIGFPVEYKPGSEDAISARVMNNILGGGTSRLFDNLRETHGWTYGAYSSLNSDKLIGSFTASTDVRNMVTDSAVHEILYEINLIRKEPVSAEELRLYKNEMNGNFALSLENPQTVANFALNIARYNLHEDYYSTYLQRLAGITEKDIMDVANKYLYPDNANVLIVGKASDVAESLKKFAGDGRLHYFDEDGNEYDPAKRLKTAPADMTAEKVTAMYVSAIGGEKKLSSIKDMTMSATTEMQGMSLTFDNYQKAPDKSRVEIGSGGTIFSTQIFDGQRAVATSPMGKEEVTGEMLEAMKMQSIMNIELYYDQYAIKQQLLGIEAVNGKDAYKVELTYPSGNTTTNYYDVESGLKVKSLTIAGATEFSDYREVDGIKFPFAIKQSAGPQIIDLKVISVKVNPKLKDELFRVD
- a CDS encoding insulinase family protein, whose protein sequence is MRLKQFFLLLLPALIAGTLQAQQRQIEFVEYTLENGLHVILHQDNTTPVVAVTVTYHVGSKNENADRTGFAHFMEHLMFEGSANIERGEYFKIVQDAGGQVNAYTSQDKTHYYELLPSNQLELGLWMEAERMLHLVIDSLGVETQRSVVKEERSQRYDNQPYGSIFEEIFRRAFTKHPYNWTPIGSVQYIDEAKLEEFQDFHRTYYVPNNAVLAIAGDIDISVTKELVEKYFSEIPSGKKSMYRPDINEPELGGEVRDVVYDNIQLPAVIQAYRIPQKGHPDSYALEMLTNILSSGQSSRMHKAIVDDQQKGLAVFSFPFPLADPGLFIVFGIANMGIDPMELEAAIDEQIELFKKEGMSEREFQKSRNMAETSFVTANARMSTIADNLAEYHIFYGDAGLINTEIDRYMQVSMDDILQVANKYLNNDNRVVLHYLPKSEQ